In Monomorium pharaonis isolate MP-MQ-018 chromosome 3, ASM1337386v2, whole genome shotgun sequence, a genomic segment contains:
- the LOC105829229 gene encoding palmitoyltransferase app isoform X2, whose product MPHVTRKWELFPGRNRFCCDGRVMMAPQTGVFYVTVCLIVGTTGLFFGFDCPYLALNVTPAIPVIGALLFIFVMSALFRTSFSDPGVIPRATPDEAAYIEKQIEVPNNGNSKTYRPPPRTKEVLIRGQPVKLKYCFTCKIFRPPRASHCSLCDNCVERFDHHCPWVGNCVGRRNYRYFYAFIVSLAFLCVFIFICAITHIIMLTSDNKLFLEAVKESPSSVIVGVVCFFSVWSILGLAGFHTYLTSSNQTTNEDIKGSFTNRRGQDNFNPYSQGNICGNFFYVLCGPTPPSLIDRRGIVTPEYRAEHEQVGDDNVITNNKSYGSAKIVQPQSNGTTVQTSPSTDLTGSMNNLISGQHSPRIESINGSTTNSISQLVTNEIPLASLNIAPIDIDEIAPLPSRQSVMVSSTLDTSSIPTVTVTTPLSASKLRLLQDTTMIESALDLDSLEDASVGRGSQSGLIKMGVV is encoded by the exons ATGCCACACGTCACGCGAAAGTGGGAACTGTTCCCGGGCAGGAATCGTTTCTGCTGCGATGGCAGGGTGATGATGGCACCACAGACTGGAGTGTTCTACGTCACCGTGTGCCTCATCGTCGGAACCACTGGATTGTTCTTTGGTTTTGA tTGTCCATATCTGGCACTAAATGTAACACCAGCAATACCAGTAATAGgagctttattatttatattcgtAATGTCTGCTTTGTTCCGCACAAGCTTCAGTGATCCTGGAGTAATTCCAAGAGCGACACCCGACGAAGCAGCTTACATCGAAAAACAAATCG AAGTACCGAATAATGGTAACTCTAAGACATACAGACCTCCTCCCAGGACGAAAGAAGTCTTGATTAGAGGGCAAccagtaaaattaaaatattgctttacGTGCAAGATATTTAGGCCACCGAGAGCCTCTCACTGTAGTTTATGCGACAATTGCGTAG AGAGATTCGACCATCATTGTCCATGGGTGGGTAATTGCGTGGGCAGaagaaattatagatatttttatgcttttatAGTATCCCTCGCATTTCtttgcgtttttatttttatatgcgcAATCACTCATATTATTATGC TTACGAGTGATAATAAGCTGTTTTTAGAAGCTGTAAAAGAATCGCCAAGTAGTGTTATTGTGGGAGTCGTGTGTTTCTTTTCTGTTTGGAGTATTTTGGGCCTTGCCGGGTTTCATACGTATTTAACTAGCAGCAATCAAACGACTAACGAAGAT ATCAAAGGGTCGTTTACGAACAGAAGAGGACAGGACAATTTTAATCCTTACAGTCAAGGAAACATTtgtggaaattttttttatgtgttatgTGGACCAACTCCACCTAGTTTAATCG ATCGAAGGGGAATAGTTACACCTGAATACCGCGCGGAACACGAACAAGTTGGTGACGATaatgtaattacaaataacaaGTCGTATGGTTCTGCCAAAATTGTGCAGCCTcag tCAAACGGTACGACGGTTCAAACGAGCCCTAGCACGGATCTCACGGGTTCGATGAACAACTTAATCAGCGGTCAACATTCTCCGAGAATAGAGTCGATAAACG GTAGTACTACGAACAGTATAAGTCAACTTGTTACCAACGAAATACCGCTAGCATCTCTCAATATAGCACCAATTGATATCGACGAAATTGCTCCGCTGCCTTCTCGTCAGAGTGTCATGGTCTCTTCCACTCTGGACACATCTTCCATACCAACAGTAACTGTAACGACCCCCTTGTCTGCGTCTAAACTTCGATTACTGCAGGACACAACTATGATAGAATCCGCATTAGATTTAGACTCGTTGGAAGACGCGAGCGTTGGTAGAGGAAGTCAGTCGGGGCTTATAAAAATGGGAGTAGTATAA
- the LOC105829229 gene encoding palmitoyltransferase ZDHHC5 isoform X1, with the protein MPHVTRKWELFPGRNRFCCDGRVMMAPQTGVFYVTVCLIVGTTGLFFGFDCPYLALNVTPAIPVIGALLFIFVMSALFRTSFSDPGVIPRATPDEAAYIEKQIEVPNNGNSKTYRPPPRTKEVLIRGQPVKLKYCFTCKIFRPPRASHCSLCDNCVERFDHHCPWVGNCVGRRNYRYFYAFIVSLAFLCVFIFICAITHIIMLTSDNKLFLEAVKESPSSVIVGVVCFFSVWSILGLAGFHTYLTSSNQTTNEDIKGSFTNRRGQDNFNPYSQGNICGNFFYVLCGPTPPSLIDRRGIVTPEYRAEHEQVGDDNVITNNKSYGSAKIVQPQSNGTTVQTSPSTDLTGSMNNLISGQHSPRIESINGELTLLRHPTRCPEDLPKYPRQYINDTYVPPYPAQHCSQDSVKHIKYTEIDRLNPDFQKYPCRCEDGLHKYPHRCREEYHRCSDNNLIYDQCVGEQKYSIDLQKYPQRYSEDHLRYKISEKNGYTDLQKFPQCYSEDPLRFSQSPHMLKYNNLRCTEHSLKYPITKNILPARILGTGGIPIIGQTAIGLVVNRFGSGPLTNNLSYAENSLCPNDGTEEDLLNRRFIMSSLSDNEDI; encoded by the exons ATGCCACACGTCACGCGAAAGTGGGAACTGTTCCCGGGCAGGAATCGTTTCTGCTGCGATGGCAGGGTGATGATGGCACCACAGACTGGAGTGTTCTACGTCACCGTGTGCCTCATCGTCGGAACCACTGGATTGTTCTTTGGTTTTGA tTGTCCATATCTGGCACTAAATGTAACACCAGCAATACCAGTAATAGgagctttattatttatattcgtAATGTCTGCTTTGTTCCGCACAAGCTTCAGTGATCCTGGAGTAATTCCAAGAGCGACACCCGACGAAGCAGCTTACATCGAAAAACAAATCG AAGTACCGAATAATGGTAACTCTAAGACATACAGACCTCCTCCCAGGACGAAAGAAGTCTTGATTAGAGGGCAAccagtaaaattaaaatattgctttacGTGCAAGATATTTAGGCCACCGAGAGCCTCTCACTGTAGTTTATGCGACAATTGCGTAG AGAGATTCGACCATCATTGTCCATGGGTGGGTAATTGCGTGGGCAGaagaaattatagatatttttatgcttttatAGTATCCCTCGCATTTCtttgcgtttttatttttatatgcgcAATCACTCATATTATTATGC TTACGAGTGATAATAAGCTGTTTTTAGAAGCTGTAAAAGAATCGCCAAGTAGTGTTATTGTGGGAGTCGTGTGTTTCTTTTCTGTTTGGAGTATTTTGGGCCTTGCCGGGTTTCATACGTATTTAACTAGCAGCAATCAAACGACTAACGAAGAT ATCAAAGGGTCGTTTACGAACAGAAGAGGACAGGACAATTTTAATCCTTACAGTCAAGGAAACATTtgtggaaattttttttatgtgttatgTGGACCAACTCCACCTAGTTTAATCG ATCGAAGGGGAATAGTTACACCTGAATACCGCGCGGAACACGAACAAGTTGGTGACGATaatgtaattacaaataacaaGTCGTATGGTTCTGCCAAAATTGTGCAGCCTcag tCAAACGGTACGACGGTTCAAACGAGCCCTAGCACGGATCTCACGGGTTCGATGAACAACTTAATCAGCGGTCAACATTCTCCGAGAATAGAGTCGATAAACGGTGAGTTGACCCTCTTGAGACATCCTACACGTTGTCCCGAGGACCTACCGAAATATCCGCGCCAATACATAAACGATACTTACGTGCCGCCATACCCGGCGCAGCATTGCTCTCAGGATTCTGtgaaacatattaaatataccgAAATAGATCGGTTAAATCCAGACTTTCAGAAGTATCCGTGTAGATGCGAGGACGGTTTACACAAGTATCCTCATAGATGTAGGGAGGAATATCATAGGTGCTCGGATAACAATCTCATATATGATCAGTGCGTAGGGGAACAGAAATATAGTATTGATCTTCAGAAGTATCCTCAGAGGTACTCCGAGGATCACTTGCGTTACAAAATAAGCGAAAAAAATGGTTACACCGATCTGCAAAAGTTTCCCCAGTGCTATTCCGAAGATCCGTTACGGTTCTCGCAGTCGCCGCATATgcttaaatataacaatttgcGGTGCACCGAGCACAGTTTAAAATATCCGATAACGAAGAATATTCTGCCGGCGCGTATATTAGGCACGGGCGGCATACCGATTATCGGACAGACCGCGATTGGCCTCGTGGTCAATAGATTCGGTTCTGGACCGCtaactaataatttatcatatgCGGAGAATTCGTTATGCCCAAACGATGGCACGGAAGAGGATCTCCTAAATCGCCGTTTCATCATGAGTTCACTAAGTGATAATGAGGATATTTAA
- the LOC105829232 gene encoding protein odr-4 homolog isoform X2: MSWVADHAKHVTRMLPGGMWVLGIFIVGPEDTLDNTSNVQKLKSVLGAIHKTLSWNNKYLCGNNQDEKLILSFNSVTQKYICKSIDIAKDSMLKPADWKFQEKATKWHQLEALVDFDKLYLIAADKDPETLKKQLQNILTNVADLIDSSLVVIEGEVRSPDDMLEAFSKRKKNSKECKNKTNDSNNSLQVSLYIPCSQGNSDMDVKTTSCNASIRLIGQLVSRTFVHPKASVAEANTAVKEDIVRSLASRLEMHWDSLIEEENGSPEENITLHEPPRRVLIALPENKVTLSDYLFPGEGPQEALLSLQELLDLEVQESQVQKEVELQADPVEFYCQSDVNTKPLDNNAGTTINYEINVYLTGSYFSYFSVAFIILLIAILMYKLI, from the exons ATGAGTTGGGTTGCTGATCACGCTAAACAT GTTACGAGAATGCTGCCTGGTGGAATGTGGGTACTCGGAATATTTATTGTTGGACCTGAAGATACGTTAGACAATACTAGCAATGTACAAAAGCTGAAGTCGGTTCTTGGTGCAATTCACAAAACTTTGTCGTGGAATAATAAGTATCTCTGTGGAAATAATCAGGATGAGAAACTTATATTGAGTTTTAACAGTGTTACGCAAAA atatatTTGCAAGTCAATAGACATTGCTAAGGACAGTATGTTAAAACCAGCGGATTGGAAGTTCCAAGAAAAGGCAACCAAATGGCATCAACTTGAAGCTCTGGTGGACTTCGACAAATTGTATCTTATTGCCGCAGACAAGGATCCTGAAACTCTCAAGAAACAATTGCAG AACATTTTGACGAATGTAGCAGATTTAATCGATTCTTCGCTCGTCGTTATCGAGGGAGAAGTCAGATCTCCAGATGACATGTTGGAGGCATttagcaaaagaaaaaagaacagtaaagagtgtaaaaataagacaaacGATAGTAATAATTCACTTCAAGTTAGCCTGTATATTCCCTGC tcGCAAGGTAACAGCGATATGGATGTAAAAACAACGTCGTGCAATGCATCGATACGACTAATTGGGCAACTGGTCAGTAGAACGTTTGTACATCCCAAAGCTAGTGTTGCAGAGGCTAACACGGCTGTGAAGGAAGATATAGTCAGATCGCTGGCAAGCAGATTGGAAATGCATTGGGATAGTTTGATAGAGGAAGAAAATGGTTCTCCCGAAG AGAATATTACGTTGCACGAACCACCGAGAAGAGTATTAATAGCGTTACCGGAAAATAAAGTTACCTTATCGGATTATTTGTTTCCTGGCGAAGGACCACAGGAGGCGTTATTGTCATTGCAGGAACTTCTAGATCTTGAGGTGCAAGAGAGTCAAGTACAAAAAGAGGTAGAATTGCAAGCTG ACCCTGTAGAATTCTACTGCCAAAGCGATGTCAATACTAAACCATTGGACAATAATGCCGGTAcaactataaattatgaaataaacgtTTATCTTACTGGCTCTTACTTTTCTTACTTCAGTGTTGCGTTTATTATACTGTTAATAGCTATTCTCATGTACaagcttatataa
- the LOC105829232 gene encoding protein odr-4 homolog isoform X1, whose product MGRTIYAEEHLRTYLSSLTKPDGYVIGLILGQSAGQKDYIVHLAKTPPPLTKNVVEETLISSAAPAEQDAANTYIKSVKDIPMSWVADHAKHVTRMLPGGMWVLGIFIVGPEDTLDNTSNVQKLKSVLGAIHKTLSWNNKYLCGNNQDEKLILSFNSVTQKYICKSIDIAKDSMLKPADWKFQEKATKWHQLEALVDFDKLYLIAADKDPETLKKQLQNILTNVADLIDSSLVVIEGEVRSPDDMLEAFSKRKKNSKECKNKTNDSNNSLQVSLYIPCSQGNSDMDVKTTSCNASIRLIGQLVSRTFVHPKASVAEANTAVKEDIVRSLASRLEMHWDSLIEEENGSPEENITLHEPPRRVLIALPENKVTLSDYLFPGEGPQEALLSLQELLDLEVQESQVQKEVELQADPVEFYCQSDVNTKPLDNNAGTTINYEINVYLTGSYFSYFSVAFIILLIAILMYKLI is encoded by the exons ATGGGACGGACGATTTATGCTGAGGAGCATCTTCGCACGTATTTATCGTCTTTAACGAAGCCGGATGGCTACGTAATAGGATTGATTTTAGGACAG AGTGCTGGGCAAAAAGACTACATCGTGCACTTAGCAAAGACACCACCTCCACTCACTAAGAATGTTGTGGAAGAGACGTTAATTAGTTCTGCAGCACCTGCAGAACAAGATGCAGCGAATACATATATCAAATCTGTTAAAGATATACCTATGAGTTGGGTTGCTGATCACGCTAAACAT GTTACGAGAATGCTGCCTGGTGGAATGTGGGTACTCGGAATATTTATTGTTGGACCTGAAGATACGTTAGACAATACTAGCAATGTACAAAAGCTGAAGTCGGTTCTTGGTGCAATTCACAAAACTTTGTCGTGGAATAATAAGTATCTCTGTGGAAATAATCAGGATGAGAAACTTATATTGAGTTTTAACAGTGTTACGCAAAA atatatTTGCAAGTCAATAGACATTGCTAAGGACAGTATGTTAAAACCAGCGGATTGGAAGTTCCAAGAAAAGGCAACCAAATGGCATCAACTTGAAGCTCTGGTGGACTTCGACAAATTGTATCTTATTGCCGCAGACAAGGATCCTGAAACTCTCAAGAAACAATTGCAG AACATTTTGACGAATGTAGCAGATTTAATCGATTCTTCGCTCGTCGTTATCGAGGGAGAAGTCAGATCTCCAGATGACATGTTGGAGGCATttagcaaaagaaaaaagaacagtaaagagtgtaaaaataagacaaacGATAGTAATAATTCACTTCAAGTTAGCCTGTATATTCCCTGC tcGCAAGGTAACAGCGATATGGATGTAAAAACAACGTCGTGCAATGCATCGATACGACTAATTGGGCAACTGGTCAGTAGAACGTTTGTACATCCCAAAGCTAGTGTTGCAGAGGCTAACACGGCTGTGAAGGAAGATATAGTCAGATCGCTGGCAAGCAGATTGGAAATGCATTGGGATAGTTTGATAGAGGAAGAAAATGGTTCTCCCGAAG AGAATATTACGTTGCACGAACCACCGAGAAGAGTATTAATAGCGTTACCGGAAAATAAAGTTACCTTATCGGATTATTTGTTTCCTGGCGAAGGACCACAGGAGGCGTTATTGTCATTGCAGGAACTTCTAGATCTTGAGGTGCAAGAGAGTCAAGTACAAAAAGAGGTAGAATTGCAAGCTG ACCCTGTAGAATTCTACTGCCAAAGCGATGTCAATACTAAACCATTGGACAATAATGCCGGTAcaactataaattatgaaataaacgtTTATCTTACTGGCTCTTACTTTTCTTACTTCAGTGTTGCGTTTATTATACTGTTAATAGCTATTCTCATGTACaagcttatataa
- the LOC105829231 gene encoding uncharacterized protein LOC105829231 — protein MMMYGISLLVLVLIDRSFSTINYWECGERFKPKHLTVQNMQNHTHPIEDCPPVEVPSNINIVTDNSGASGYFPGVVKVVFPPPIIQCGYTVTLLVNPSIQNKDECETYLFDETNNLYQKTHTLARTICHLMAEDDRAIEYENNIVLRYRYVFPGCYALLFRMSEYTVVTGKQFVNTSYQQNDVTKPLVFCRTKRGSKHRQEFLIDIALPSDTGYDLNWAVYLMKQDKNSNCHLPSYKERNETFGVDLEVSPRRNTFTDENCSVKLVRRESDGEYESKLVRCHLQQDSPPGNYCYFYSLFDNRCQTGTVWKPPYSVDNANPNRFTYTCEWVSPCMESHINWPSISENTRMMKLDDLYGISQCNDDTCFKSRINFGISAISDNDSEKSRIIKRDNPSCNNIVLLYTNSSTFFMTLMKGVREQLAKICSCPVHDWHDEAVKNEVSRVGVSAWFTKLLNNGSRIVWADTPTTRSIIRSNLEQNNWKKVNKCYQIEDHTDEAWFCMLFVIARRQENRSKTINDEAQRYPRHFVAAFDDLAIKGEKLKVESTENANDPFLELSSHGRYYIPQDLDLLGADLSVKRRI, from the exons aTGATGATGTATGGTATCTCTCTTCTCGTACTTGTACTAATAGATAGATCATTttcaacaattaattattgggAGTGCGGG gAGAGGTTTAAACCAAAACACCTGACCGTTCAAAACATGCAAAATCATACCCATCCAATTGAAGATTGTCCTCCCGTCGAGGTTCCCAGTAATATAAACATTGTCACAGACAACAGCGGAGCAAGCGGTTACTTTCCtg GTGTTGTAAAGGTTGTATTTCCACCTCCTATAATACAATGTGGGTATACAGTAACTTTATTGGTCAATCCTTCGATTCAAAATAAAGATGAATGTGAAACTTATCTGTTTGATGAAACAAATAATCTTTATCAGAAAACACATACGCTAGCCAGGACAATATGTCATCTCATGGCCGAAGATGATCGAGCTATCGAGTATGAG AATAACATTGTGCTTAGATATAGATATGTCTTTCCAGGATGCTATGCACTTTTGTTTCGTATGTCTGAATATACAGTTGTAACAGGCAAGCAATTTGTGAACACTAGTTATCAacaaaatgacgttactaaaCCGCTGGTCTTCTGTAGAACAAAAAGAGGTTCTAAACACAG ACAAGAATTCCTGATAGATATAGCGCTACCATCAGACACAGGATACGATCTTAATTGGGCAGTGTATTTGATGAAGcaagataaaaattctaattgtcACTTGCCATCGTACAAAGAACGCAATGAAACATTTGGAGTCGATTtg GAAGTGAGTCCTCGGAGAAACACATTTACAGATGAAAATTGCAGTGTAAAATTg gTGCGCAGGGAAAGTGATGGAGAATATGAAAGTAAGCTAGTACGATGTCACCTTCAACAAGACTCGCCACCTGgaaattattgttacttttattcATTGTTCGATAATCGATGTCAAACGGGTACTGTATGGAAGCCACCGTATTCTGTAGATAACGCAAATCCTAACAGATTTACGTATACATGTGAATGGGTGTCGC CCTGCATGGAAAGTCATATAAATTGGCCGTCTATCTCAGAAAACACTCGGATGATGAAATTGGATGATTTGTACGGAATCTCGCAATGCAACGATGATACTTGTTTCAAATCTAGGATCAATTTCGGTATTAGTGCCATTTCGGACAATGACAGCGAGAAGAGCAGGATTATCAAACGCGACAATCCTTCATGCAATAATATCGTTCTTCTTTATACTAACagttcaacattttttatgacaTTGATGAAAGGTGTTCGCGAACAGCTAGCTAAAATATGCTCTTGTCCC GTGCACGACTGGCATGACGAAGCTGTAAAGAACGAAGTGTCCAGGGTTGGTGTTTCTGCATGGTTTACCAAACTACTTAATAATGGTAGCCGCATCGTTTGGGCAGATACGCCGACTACGAGATCCATCATTAGATCAAACCTGGAGCAAAACAATTGGAAGAAGGTCAATAAATGTTACCAAATAGAGGATCACACCGATGAGGCATGGTTTTGTATGCTGTTCGTAATAGCGAGACGTCAGGAAAATCGAAGCAAGACAATAAACGACGAGGCGCAGCGGTATCCCAGGCATTTTGTCGCAGC GTTCGATGATTTGGCAATCAAgggagaaaaattaaaagtggaAAGCACGGAAAATGCGAACGATCCATTTTTAGAACTCTCTTCTCATGGACGATATTACATCCCGCAGGATCTCGACCTGTTGGGTGCAGACTT gtCGGTGAAACgacgaatttaa